The proteins below come from a single Chitinophaga pinensis DSM 2588 genomic window:
- a CDS encoding matrixin family metalloprotease, which produces MRNVFELKKDHTPTKEEIQNVHLLGKGIICDTESRGHETPQNKSITELVVDASEGFIPLWEPGVTLRWRFQERALNSFAHPEEVKDTVRQLFAKALVKWGKAAPVRFTEDKDLWDFEIVVLSSNKCNASGCVLASAFFPDAGQHKFNVYPILFEQKDEEQIDTFVHETGHIFGLRHFFAKTKEAAFPSEIFGTHEKFTIMNYGSLSQLTDADKADLLRLYQQAWSRQLTNINGTPIRFVRPFSATASVTADVYPFSQIPAVAAKHTEALLNMM; this is translated from the coding sequence ATGCGGAATGTATTCGAATTAAAAAAAGATCATACTCCTACTAAAGAGGAAATCCAGAATGTTCACCTTCTTGGAAAAGGCATTATTTGTGACACAGAATCCCGCGGCCATGAAACACCACAAAACAAATCTATTACAGAGCTGGTTGTAGATGCTTCTGAAGGATTTATACCTTTATGGGAGCCGGGTGTAACGCTGCGCTGGCGCTTTCAGGAGCGCGCATTGAATAGCTTTGCGCATCCGGAGGAAGTAAAAGATACTGTCCGTCAACTTTTTGCCAAAGCGCTTGTTAAATGGGGTAAAGCTGCCCCCGTGCGTTTCACAGAAGACAAAGACCTGTGGGACTTCGAAATTGTTGTATTGTCGAGTAATAAGTGTAATGCATCCGGCTGCGTACTGGCAAGCGCCTTCTTCCCTGATGCCGGTCAGCATAAGTTTAATGTGTATCCCATATTATTCGAGCAGAAAGATGAAGAGCAGATTGATACTTTTGTACATGAAACCGGGCATATCTTCGGCCTGCGTCATTTCTTCGCGAAAACAAAAGAAGCAGCGTTTCCTTCTGAGATATTCGGTACCCACGAGAAATTCACGATTATGAATTACGGCTCGCTGAGTCAATTGACAGATGCTGATAAAGCCGATCTCCTGAGATTATACCAACAGGCATGGTCCAGACAGCTGACCAATATAAACGGTACACCTATCCGTTTTGTCAGGCCTTTCAGTGCAACGGCCAGTGTTACGGCGGATGTTTATCCATTCAGCCAGATTCCCGCGGTTGCTGCGAAGCATACAGAGGCTCTGCTGAATATGATGTAA
- a CDS encoding helix-turn-helix domain-containing protein — translation MYQFAQKAKVIKAKDLLNTKKYTVSEVGYMVGYSNMTHFAKAFRKYYKVNPGEYLKNVLNNTNT, via the coding sequence ATTTACCAGTTCGCGCAAAAGGCAAAAGTCATCAAAGCCAAGGATCTTCTCAACACAAAAAAATACACCGTATCTGAAGTAGGGTATATGGTGGGGTATAGCAACATGACCCATTTTGCAAAAGCCTTCAGAAAATATTACAAAGTTAACCCTGGTGAATATCTGAAAAATGTACTCAATAATACAAATACTTAG
- a CDS encoding IS3 family transposase (programmed frameshift): MKKTRFTESQIVSILKQQESGIPTKEICRQHGISEATFYNWKSRYGGMEASDVRRLKDLEEENARLKRMYADVSLDNQLLKDLFNKKRLGPATQRQIAHELVSEEGISVSRACRLVSFPRSQFYYNSRKNDNAVIIALQELAFKHPNYGFRKLSSYLRRAGHKWNHKRIYRVYRLLKLNKRRKGKRRLPARIKQPLIRQQMINVSWSMDFMSDSMTGNRRFRTFNVMDDCSREALAIEIDTSLSAKRVTRVLDRILTTRGKPNSIRVDNGPEFTSTKFCLWCKTNNIIVQYIQPGKPMQNGYIERFNRLYREAVLDAYLFFDLNQVRELTEEWLEEYNQRRPHEALNNLTPEEWKNMVLEETILQKNTVC; the protein is encoded by the exons ATGAAAAAAACAAGATTTACAGAATCCCAGATTGTTTCTATCCTTAAACAACAAGAATCCGGGATACCGACCAAAGAGATCTGCCGACAACACGGCATTTCAGAAGCGACTTTCTATAATTGGAAGAGTCGTTATGGAGGTATGGAAGCCTCAGATGTAAGGCGTTTGAAAGATCTAGAAGAAGAAAATGCGCGTCTGAAAAGGATGTATGCTGATGTATCCCTGGATAATCAACTTCTTAAAGATCTCTTCA ACAAAAAAAGGCTGGGCCCTGCCACCCAAAGACAAATAGCGCATGAGCTGGTTAGTGAAGAAGGTATTTCTGTGAGTAGGGCCTGTAGACTTGTATCCTTTCCACGATCTCAATTCTATTACAATAGCCGTAAGAATGATAATGCAGTTATTATTGCATTGCAGGAATTGGCTTTTAAGCATCCTAATTACGGCTTCAGGAAGCTATCCTCTTATTTGCGGAGGGCAGGCCATAAATGGAATCATAAACGGATTTACCGTGTTTATAGGCTATTAAAACTCAACAAACGTAGGAAAGGGAAAAGACGATTACCCGCCCGGATAAAGCAACCACTGATCAGGCAACAAATGATTAACGTTAGTTGGAGTATGGATTTTATGAGTGATAGTATGACTGGTAATAGACGCTTCCGGACTTTTAATGTAATGGATGACTGTTCAAGAGAAGCATTGGCTATTGAGATCGATACATCCCTATCTGCCAAGAGGGTTACGCGGGTACTGGACCGAATATTGACAACACGTGGTAAGCCGAATAGTATACGAGTAGATAATGGACCGGAGTTCACTTCTACAAAGTTTTGCCTATGGTGCAAAACGAATAATATCATCGTTCAATACATCCAGCCAGGTAAGCCAATGCAAAACGGATATATAGAAAGGTTTAACCGTCTATATCGTGAGGCTGTTCTTGATGCATACTTATTTTTTGACCTTAACCAGGTACGAGAGTTAACAGAGGAGTGGCTGGAAGAATACAATCAGCGTAGACCACATGAAGCATTAAATAATCTTACCCCAGAAGAGTGGAAAAACATGGTTCTTGAAGAAACGATTCTCCAGAAGAATACTGTTTGCTAA
- a CDS encoding EthD domain-containing protein: protein MVKLAILLTRRQGMTHQEFLNYRRDIHAPLLLSIPETKQYLRKFVVSAPVPAANYPAPAYDAMVEAWFDNQEDLNAFFQSDNFINIVDPDHINFLDISSVIRLVTEETVVV, encoded by the coding sequence ATGGTTAAGTTAGCGATTCTATTAACACGTCGGCAAGGCATGACTCATCAGGAATTTTTAAACTACCGCCGGGATATCCATGCTCCCTTGCTATTATCAATTCCGGAGACCAAACAATATCTTCGAAAATTTGTCGTATCTGCCCCCGTCCCGGCGGCAAATTATCCGGCTCCGGCATATGACGCTATGGTAGAGGCCTGGTTTGATAATCAGGAAGACCTGAATGCATTCTTCCAGTCAGATAATTTTATCAATATAGTCGATCCTGATCACATCAACTTCCTCGATATATCTTCCGTCATAAGATTGGTGACAGAAGAAACGGTGGTTGTATAA
- a CDS encoding TetR/AcrR family transcriptional regulator, translating into MPLKNTGTEQLIKDTAKQLLFAEGKLHATTQEIADAAGVNRTALHYYFRSRDQLIAAVFQDAMQGLSQRLDECMLSETSFREKTANIIAVFLKDMIAFPYQETFLITEINTFGKKLITNIQSEPVKSYLKEASDEMEKGSIDKMEPIHFLMNLFSLMSYPLIMAPLYKKLFRVSEKEFQRLINERETLIMNMLFKS; encoded by the coding sequence ATGCCGCTTAAAAATACTGGTACGGAACAGCTCATAAAAGATACCGCCAAACAACTATTATTTGCAGAAGGTAAACTACACGCTACTACGCAGGAAATAGCAGACGCTGCCGGCGTTAACAGAACCGCCCTTCACTATTATTTCCGCTCCCGGGATCAGCTGATCGCTGCTGTATTTCAGGATGCAATGCAGGGCCTGAGTCAACGCCTGGATGAATGTATGCTATCAGAAACATCTTTCAGGGAAAAGACAGCCAATATCATCGCCGTTTTTCTGAAAGACATGATTGCTTTCCCTTACCAGGAAACATTCCTTATCACTGAAATCAATACCTTCGGTAAAAAGCTAATTACAAACATACAATCAGAACCCGTAAAGTCTTATTTAAAAGAGGCATCTGATGAAATGGAAAAAGGATCCATCGACAAAATGGAACCCATTCATTTTTTAATGAACTTATTCTCGCTGATGTCATACCCCCTAATTATGGCCCCCCTTTATAAAAAACTATTCCGTGTGTCAGAAAAGGAGTTCCAACGCCTGATAAACGAGCGGGAAACACTTATTATGAACATGCTGTTCAAAAGCTGA
- a CDS encoding ABC-F family ATP-binding cassette domain-containing protein: MNLILNDGDKAALVGINGVGKSTLLRIISGKLQPTAGEIISEEQPWYVPQHLGDYDTWSVARALGAEARLKALQAILAGDTDPEHFTVLGDNWDIENRVKQALDKWGLMHLHENRLLGSLSGGQKTRVFLAAMEMNSPALILLDEPSNHLDRTTRMKLYHMIMQSKSTMLIVSHDKSLLNLMNKILELNEKGIEVFGGNFDFYQRKKIEKVYALRARLNAQSKALRESEKKAKDMGGLRAQQELKGRSVGLSNSIPRIIAGGLKNKAERSTARMLNAHEEKITSLRHTIEATKAQIEEYELLKFNIKTPERTPGELLIEMVDVNFKYTESTLWHNLSFQIKSGERVQIEGDNGSGKTTLLKIITHELQPFTGSYNSTGFSYFYLDQDYSTIDPTLSIYQQIESYNKYGLEEDELKQLLISSQFNPEYFDRKCADLSGGEKMKLSLSCLLVNNQAPDILILDEPTNNLDVQSLGVLTLAVKNFEGTLLVISHDEYFINEIGIDYSIILT, translated from the coding sequence TTGAACCTTATATTAAACGATGGAGATAAAGCCGCATTAGTTGGAATAAATGGTGTAGGAAAGTCAACATTACTACGCATCATCTCGGGAAAATTGCAGCCAACGGCCGGGGAGATCATTAGTGAGGAACAACCCTGGTATGTACCGCAGCACCTGGGCGACTACGATACATGGTCTGTCGCCAGGGCGCTGGGCGCCGAAGCCAGACTAAAAGCATTACAGGCAATTCTGGCAGGTGATACCGATCCGGAACACTTTACAGTGCTGGGAGATAATTGGGACATTGAGAACAGGGTGAAACAGGCACTCGATAAATGGGGCCTGATGCATCTGCATGAAAATCGTTTGCTGGGAAGTCTGAGCGGCGGACAGAAAACAAGAGTGTTTCTGGCAGCCATGGAGATGAACAGTCCGGCGCTTATTTTATTAGATGAGCCCTCTAACCACCTGGATAGGACAACCCGGATGAAACTCTACCATATGATCATGCAAAGTAAATCCACCATGCTGATCGTCAGTCATGACAAGTCATTGTTGAATCTCATGAACAAAATCCTGGAACTCAATGAAAAAGGTATAGAAGTATTTGGAGGTAACTTTGACTTCTATCAAAGAAAAAAAATAGAAAAGGTTTATGCCTTGCGCGCCAGACTAAACGCTCAATCCAAAGCATTGAGAGAATCAGAAAAAAAGGCCAAAGACATGGGAGGACTAAGAGCCCAACAAGAACTAAAGGGCAGGTCAGTGGGACTTAGCAACTCAATACCACGTATCATTGCCGGTGGTCTAAAAAACAAAGCAGAGCGCAGCACCGCAAGAATGCTGAATGCCCATGAAGAAAAGATAACCAGCCTTCGACATACTATTGAGGCTACCAAAGCACAGATCGAGGAATATGAATTACTCAAATTCAATATCAAGACGCCCGAACGAACACCCGGGGAATTACTCATAGAGATGGTAGATGTCAACTTCAAATACACTGAGAGTACATTATGGCATAATCTTAGTTTTCAAATCAAATCAGGCGAAAGAGTGCAGATTGAAGGAGATAATGGAAGTGGTAAAACCACATTATTAAAGATTATCACACACGAGCTGCAACCCTTTACCGGTAGCTATAATAGTACCGGCTTCTCTTATTTTTATCTTGACCAGGATTATTCAACAATAGATCCCACACTAAGTATTTATCAGCAAATTGAATCCTACAATAAGTATGGACTGGAAGAAGACGAACTAAAGCAGCTACTCATATCTTCACAGTTTAACCCGGAATATTTTGATAGAAAATGTGCAGACTTAAGCGGGGGCGAGAAAATGAAACTATCTTTGAGTTGCCTGCTGGTAAATAACCAGGCGCCCGATATACTCATTCTCGACGAACCTACCAATAACCTGGATGTACAGAGCCTGGGCGTATTGACCTTGGCAGTAAAGAATTTTGAAGGTACCTTGCTAGTGATTTCACATGACGAATACTTCATCAACGAGATTGGAATCGACTATAGCATCATTTTAACTTAA
- a CDS encoding SMI1/KNR4 family protein gives MSISYDKILEELYPFRDYVFYYGLSDSELTDLEQSIAQKFPDYYRDFLKLFGVRQDFVFGLLSRESDFVSAACNLPIDIRDKYVVVGDNGGEDYWLLNALDYSDTGIYEWQHWLEGDVVRMEHDFQELLNQSLSNLSDVQRKLVKNDDKSWCVQFSIKTNEEQKIYSSIPLVLSQEWTYTGISSANVHSFKAAAELGQKNIMFKRLEYAIWDSPRYFFDLREPVSQFGQYSLIKEIDAKLKAAFSGYNLIDYGILSLMDDMDA, from the coding sequence ATGAGTATTTCTTACGACAAAATATTGGAGGAACTCTATCCTTTTAGAGATTATGTATTTTATTATGGGTTATCCGATAGTGAGTTGACGGATTTAGAACAAAGTATAGCACAGAAATTCCCTGATTACTATAGAGACTTTCTAAAGTTATTTGGAGTAAGGCAGGATTTTGTTTTTGGATTGTTAAGTCGCGAAAGCGATTTCGTTAGTGCAGCTTGCAACTTACCTATTGATATCAGAGATAAGTATGTTGTTGTAGGAGATAATGGAGGTGAGGATTATTGGTTACTGAATGCCCTTGATTACTCGGATACTGGTATTTACGAATGGCAACACTGGTTGGAAGGTGATGTAGTTAGAATGGAGCATGATTTTCAGGAACTATTAAATCAAAGCTTGTCAAATCTCTCAGATGTTCAGCGCAAACTTGTTAAAAACGATGATAAGAGTTGGTGTGTTCAGTTTTCTATAAAAACAAATGAAGAGCAGAAAATTTACTCTTCCATTCCTTTGGTATTAAGTCAGGAATGGACGTATACGGGAATATCATCTGCAAACGTCCATTCTTTCAAAGCAGCAGCAGAACTTGGCCAGAAGAATATCATGTTTAAACGATTAGAATATGCAATATGGGATAGCCCCAGGTATTTCTTTGATCTCAGAGAGCCTGTGTCTCAATTCGGACAATACTCTTTGATAAAAGAGATAGATGCGAAATTGAAAGCCGCCTTCAGCGGTTATAATCTGATTGACTATGGAATACTCAGCTTAATGGATGATATGGATGCTTGA
- a CDS encoding cupin domain-containing protein: MSFKRKIILTLLIFVTTTLHAQQYAGKLKIEKLVDTTVNSIGQKITYPQFKDAKVTMAKITFPPGETTGWHKHLIPVFSYVLEGTLTVEIEGHQPAEYKKGASFVESYDTYHKGTNKGDTDVVLFVVYLGGDGQPLAVKK; this comes from the coding sequence ATGTCATTTAAGCGCAAGATCATTCTGACACTACTCATTTTCGTCACAACAACCTTACACGCACAGCAGTATGCGGGAAAACTGAAGATCGAAAAGTTAGTCGACACTACCGTCAACTCTATCGGCCAGAAAATCACATACCCACAGTTTAAAGATGCAAAGGTTACAATGGCGAAAATCACCTTTCCTCCAGGGGAGACTACAGGATGGCACAAACACCTGATCCCTGTATTTTCTTATGTACTGGAAGGTACATTGACAGTTGAAATAGAGGGGCATCAGCCCGCTGAATATAAGAAAGGCGCCAGTTTTGTTGAATCTTATGATACCTACCACAAAGGGACCAATAAGGGCGATACTGACGTCGTGTTATTTGTAGTGTACCTCGGTGGCGATGGACAGCCGCTGGCAGTTAAGAAATAA